In Gadus macrocephalus chromosome 4, ASM3116895v1, the following proteins share a genomic window:
- the LOC132456392 gene encoding uncharacterized protein LOC132456392: MPMLRSTERRLEKDPAKAKVYEAEIQKLINGGCVTKLSKEETDKSSESWFIPHHLVHHNGKDRLVFDCSFTYCGLSLNEQLLPGPTLGPSLIGVLLRFRQYAVAISGDIRAMFHQVRLLPEDRPLLRFAWRNLRREEQPNIYQWQVLPFGTTSSPCCATFALQKHVKDHAEGNEDILQSIEQSFYVDNCLQSLSTPESAKLLVDKMRQCLASGGFEIRQWASNFPSVVSHLPSTARSESTELWLAEKSTDPQEPALGLRWHCPTDQLGYKPKPMESEIPTMRHVYKVLARQYDPLGFIIPYTTRAKVLVQKLWAKKRSWDDPNLPPDILEAWSSWERELPELVNISLPRTYAPQDIANDATKYTMHVFCDASEQAYGSVVYLTTKSDDTVHVSFVMARSRVAPKRQQSMPRLELCAALTGAQLSSLVHRELTLSITQTFLWTDSTTVLTWLTSESCRFKVFVGTRVSEIHDLTSLHTWRYVDTANNPADDLTRGKTLVELAAPNRWIQGPSFLRGPPKNWPSLPTSTEPEDAAELKHSIFCGLTQMSLAPQTPDVTQFDSWTDLVNATQQLFDGAAADPSLPQPDLLDAEALLLKASQADCFPGEIKCLRAGKPVLPSSKLSTLTPEMDPTMGLIRVGGRFRRMDTSCSTDIHPIVLDPCHAVTRLLIKDVDARLLHPGPDRVFAEIRRKYWVLRGRQAIKHHQRTCTECRKWRGQPVVPIMADLPPARLRIFKPPFFSTGVDCFGPYVIKVGRRREKRWGVIFKCLTTRCVHLDLLNSIDADAFLLALRRFIARRGTPFEVLSDQGTNFRGAERELKEAFAAMEPQLQERLAKQRIKFKFNPPAAPHFGGAWEREIQSVKKALQVVIGAQSLQEEVLLTVLIEVEGILNSKPLGYVSSDVGDPDPVTPNMLLMGRRDASLPQVSYAPDPLTRRRWRHCQMMVDHFWTQFIRSYLPSLQVRQKWHQPTDDLLQDTVVMIVDPQLPRAHWPVGKVVRLNASADGCIRSAEVQVGDKTYLRPVARLVRLPAVPDDNADPGTPVAP; the protein is encoded by the coding sequence ATGCCAATGCTCCGCAGCACAGAACGCCGACTGGAAAAAGACCCAGCTAAGGCTAAAGTCTACGAAGCAGAGATCCAAAAGCTCATCAATGGGGGGTgcgttaccaagctcagcaaagAAGAGACGGATAAGTCCAGTGAGTCATGGTTTATTCCCCATCACCTCGTCCATCACAACGGCAAGGATCGCCTAGTCTTTGACTGCTCCTTCACCTACTGCGGCCTCTCCCTTAATGAGCAACTCCTCCCAGGTCCAACCCTTGGACCATCGCTCATCGGGGTCCTCCTGCGATTCCGGCAGTATGCTGTCGCCATCAGTGGAGATATCCGGGCAATGTTCCATCAGGTTCGGCTCCTGCCAGAGGACCGGCCATTGCTGAGGTTCGCCTGGAGGAACCTGCGACGCGAAGAGCAACCTAACATCTACCAGTGGCAAGTCTTGCCGTTCGGTACAACAAGCAGCCCATGCTGTGCAACGTTTGCGCTGCAGAAGCACGTCAAAGACCACGCAGAGGGAAACGAAGACATCCTGCAGTCCATAGAGCAGTCTTTCTACGTGGACAACTGTCTCCAGAGCCTTTCAACACCCGAGTCTGCCAAGCTCCTCGTGGACAAGATGCGGCAGTGTCTGGCCTCGGGAGGATTCGAGATCCGGCAGTGGGCAAGTAACTTCCCATCTGTCGTCTCCCATCTGCCTTCCACTGCCAGATCAGAGAGCACAGAGCTATGGTTAGCTGAGAAGAGCACCGACCCTCAGGAGCCGGCTCTGGGCCTACGGTGGCATTGTCCGACCGATCAACTTGGCTACAAGCCCAAGCCGATGGAGAGCGAGATTCCCACCATGCGCCACGTGTACAAGGTGCTGGCCAGACAATATGATCCTCTTGGATTCATCATTCCCTACACAACGCGGGCCAAGGTTCTCGTCCAGAAACTGTGGGCGAAGAAGAGGAGCTGGGACGACCCAAACCTTCCTCCTGACATCCTTGAGGCCTGGTCCAGCTGGGAGAGGGAACTTCCGGAGCTGGTAAATATCTCCCTACCGCGAACCTACGCACCACAGGACATCGCCAATGATGCCACAAAGTATACAATGCATGTCTTTTGTGATGCCTCTGAACAGGCATACGGTTCGGTAGTTTACCTCACAACGAAGAGTGACGACACTGTCCATGTCTCATTCGTTATGGCAAGGTCTAGGGTGGCTCCGAAGCGCCAGCAGTCAATGCCACGTCTAGAGCTCTGTGCAGCATTGACAGGAGCCCAGCTGTCCTCCCTCGTTCATCGAGAGCTCACCTTAAGCATCACCCAGACCTTCCTTTGGACTGACTCCACCACCGTCTTAACCTGGTTGACATCCGAGTCCTGCAGGTTCAAGGTCTTCGTTGGAACCAGAGTCTCAGAGATTCATGACCTGACGTCCTTGCACACCTGGCGGTATGTGGACACGGCCAACAATCCAGCCGACGATCTCACCCGCGGCAAGACTTTGGTTGAGCTGGCGGCGCCAAATCGGTGGATTCAAGGGCCATCGTTCCTCCGTGGTCCACCTAAAAATTGGCCATCGCTTCCCACCTCCACAGAGCCAGAAGATGCTGCTGAGCTCAAGCACAGTATCTTCTGCGGCCTCACACAGATGAGTCTGGCACCTCAAACACCAGACGTCACACAGTTCGACAGCTGGACAGACCTGGTCAACGCCACCCAGCAGTTATTTGATGGGGCGGCGGCTGACCCATCACTACCTCAACCGGACCTTCTTGACGCCGAAGCCCTCCTGCTGAAGGCTAGCCAAGCAGACTGCTTCCCAGGAGAGATTAAGTGTCTCAGGGCCGGTAAACCAGTACTGCCCAGCAGTAAGCTCAGTACGCTTACACCGGAGATGGATCCAACAATGGGTCTTATCCGAGTCGGTGGACGCTTTCGTCGTATGGACACGTCCTGTTCTACCGACATCCACCCCATAGTTCTCGATCCCTGCCATGCGGTAACAAGACTCCTTATCAAGGACGTGGATGCACGACTACTCCACCCAGGACCCGATAGGGTCTTCGCCGAGATCAGGCGCAAGTACTGGGTCCTCCGTGGGAGACAGGCTATCAAGCACCATCAGAGGACTTGTACGGAATGCAGAAAATGGAGAGGGCAGCCAGTGGTTCCAATCATGGCGGACCTACCCCCTGCCCGCCTGCGGATCTTCAAGCCTCCGTTCTTCTCGACGGGAGTGGACTGCTTTGGACCATACGTCATCAAGGTCGGGCGGCGCAGGGAGAAACGATGGGGTGTCATATTCAAATGTCTCACCACTCGATGTGTCCACTTAGATCTGCTAAATAGTATCGACGCCGACGCCTTCCTCCTAGCATTGAGGCGATTCATCGCACGTAGAGGCACCCCTTTCGAGGTTCTCTCTGATCAGGGAACAAACTTCcgaggtgcagagagagagctgaaggaGGCGTTCGCTGCAATGGAACCACAGCTACAAGAGAGACTTGCCAAGCAACGGATCAAATTCAAGTTCAACCCACCAGCGGCTCCCCACTTTGGTGGCGCCTGGGAGCGTGAGATACAATCCGTCAAGAAAGCCCTGCAGGTGGTGATTGGTGCTCAGTCCCTCCAAGAAGAAGTCCTGCTCACAGTCTTAATTGAGGTAGAAGGCATCCTCAATTCCAAGCCCTTAGGATACGTGTCGTCAGACGTTGGGGATCCGGATCCTGTGACACCAAACATGTTGCTGATGGGGCGGCGGGACGCCTCCTTGCCACAAGTGTCCTACGCTCCGGACCCACTCACCAGGAGACGGTGGCGTCATTGTCAAATGATGGTGGATCACTTCTGGACACAATTCATCAGAAGCTACTTACCGTCTCTTCAGGTCCGCCAGAAGTGGCACCAACCTACCGATGATCTTCTCCAGGACACTGTCGTGATGATCGTCGATCCTCAGCTGCCGCGTGCTCATTGGCCCGTTGGGAAGGTGGTCAGGCTGAATGCCAGTGCCGATGGATGCATCCGGTCTGCTGAGGTCCAAGTGGGGGACAAGACTTACCTGCGACCAGTAGCACGCCTTGTCCGGCTGCCAGCTGTTCCGGACGACAACGCTGATCCAGGGACTCCTGTAGCACCTtag